From one Staphylococcus kloosii genomic stretch:
- a CDS encoding DMT family transporter, giving the protein MNWLKIVIAALFEVGWVIGLTHASNTIEWLVTVIAIFLSFYLLIQASKVLPAGTTYAIFVGLGTTGVTLCDFLVFEQPLNIGKIILIFILLTGVVGLKLATTSEKGA; this is encoded by the coding sequence ATGAATTGGTTAAAAATTGTGATAGCGGCATTGTTTGAAGTTGGATGGGTTATTGGTTTAACACATGCATCTAATACTATTGAATGGTTAGTGACGGTAATAGCTATTTTTCTAAGTTTCTATTTATTAATACAAGCATCGAAAGTATTACCGGCAGGAACGACGTATGCCATATTTGTTGGTCTTGGTACTACAGGAGTTACTTTATGCGATTTCTTAGTTTTTGAACAACCATTAAATATAGGAAAGATAATATTGATATTCATATTACTGACTGGTGTGGTTGGATTAAAACTTGCGACAACGAGCGAGAAAGGGGCATAA
- a CDS encoding DMT family transporter has product MDWIILIIAGVFEMLGVASLSAYTHNNKLRSLIYMMVSFALSFICLAIAMMTLPMSTAYAVWTGIGAVGGAVIGMLFYKESKDFLRVLCIVIILGSTIGLKLLS; this is encoded by the coding sequence ATGGATTGGATTATATTAATTATTGCAGGTGTATTTGAAATGTTAGGAGTGGCATCATTGAGTGCTTATACACATAATAATAAATTAAGATCATTAATATATATGATGGTTAGTTTTGCGCTTAGCTTTATTTGTTTAGCTATAGCGATGATGACATTGCCAATGAGTACAGCATATGCAGTGTGGACTGGTATCGGTGCTGTTGGTGGTGCAGTGATAGGTATGTTGTTTTATAAAGAATCAAAAGATTTCTTACGTGTATTATGTATCGTAATAATTCTAGGCAGTACGATTGGCTTGAAATTATTAAGCTAA
- a CDS encoding organic hydroperoxide resistance protein encodes MSKVLYTTNMISNGGRDGRVFSPDNTFVQNLATPKEMGGNATTAETNPEQLFAAGYSACFNSALSLILQKSGVTDANPEVEATIELIVDEADNGVKLGGTLTVTLENMSQEDAEAYVEKAHNYCPYSKATKGNIDIALEVHAQ; translated from the coding sequence ATGTCTAAAGTTTTATATACTACAAATATGATTAGTAATGGCGGTCGTGATGGTCGTGTGTTTAGCCCTGATAATACGTTTGTGCAAAACTTAGCTACTCCAAAAGAAATGGGAGGTAATGCTACTACAGCTGAAACGAATCCAGAACAACTATTTGCAGCAGGTTATAGCGCTTGTTTTAATAGTGCGTTATCTTTAATATTACAAAAAAGTGGTGTGACAGATGCTAATCCAGAAGTTGAAGCAACTATTGAATTAATAGTAGATGAAGCTGACAATGGTGTTAAATTAGGTGGAACTTTAACAGTCACATTAGAAAATATGTCACAAGAAGATGCAGAAGCATATGTAGAAAAAGCGCATAATTATTGCCCTTATTCAAAAGCAACTAAAGGTAATATTGATATAGCATTAGAAGTGCATGCACAATAA
- the ulaG gene encoding L-ascorbate 6-phosphate lactonase, whose product MSKVQSITKEQWILSTFPEWGTWLNEEIEETQVPKENFALWWLGCTGIWLKSHEGTNILCDLWCGSGKRTKKNKLMKSGHQMQRMSGCKQLQPNLRTQPFVIDPFEMKNIHALVVTHIHSDHLDINTAAAVLQNTDDSVPFIGPKAVVKVWRDWGVPEQRCRVVKPGDSLKVGSIEIVALEAFDRTALITVPQEQQLNGQFPQDMDDIAVNYLFKTSGGNLYHAGDSHFSVKFAEHGNNHEIDVALGAFGENPRGITDKLTSVDLLRMAECLKTKVVIPVHHDIWSNFQANPQEILDLWKNKKDFLDYEFTPFIWQVGGQYTYPQDRHKLEYHYPRGFEDVFTIENDLPYPSFL is encoded by the coding sequence ATGTCTAAAGTACAAAGTATTACAAAAGAGCAATGGATTTTATCTACGTTTCCAGAGTGGGGAACATGGTTAAATGAAGAAATTGAGGAAACGCAAGTACCAAAAGAGAATTTTGCGTTGTGGTGGTTAGGTTGTACAGGAATTTGGCTGAAGTCACATGAAGGCACGAATATTTTATGTGACTTGTGGTGTGGTAGTGGTAAACGTACTAAAAAGAATAAGTTAATGAAGTCGGGACATCAAATGCAACGTATGTCTGGATGCAAACAACTCCAACCCAATTTAAGAACGCAACCCTTTGTTATTGATCCTTTTGAGATGAAGAATATTCATGCGCTCGTTGTGACGCATATACATTCAGATCATTTAGATATTAATACCGCAGCAGCAGTATTGCAAAATACAGATGATTCAGTTCCATTTATTGGCCCTAAAGCTGTAGTAAAGGTTTGGAGAGATTGGGGTGTGCCCGAACAAAGATGTAGAGTGGTTAAACCCGGAGATAGTTTGAAAGTGGGCAGTATCGAAATAGTAGCACTAGAGGCTTTTGACCGTACTGCATTAATAACTGTACCACAAGAACAACAGTTGAATGGCCAATTTCCTCAAGATATGGATGATATTGCGGTAAATTATTTGTTTAAAACATCAGGAGGTAATCTATATCATGCTGGAGACTCTCATTTTTCGGTGAAATTTGCTGAACATGGCAACAACCACGAAATTGATGTTGCCTTAGGTGCCTTTGGAGAGAACCCAAGAGGTATTACTGACAAACTAACGTCAGTTGATCTGTTAAGAATGGCCGAATGTTTAAAGACTAAAGTCGTTATCCCCGTGCATCATGATATATGGTCTAATTTCCAAGCAAACCCACAAGAAATACTAGATCTTTGGAAAAATAAAAAAGACTTTTTAGATTATGAATTTACGCCTTTTATTTGGCAAGTTGGCGGACAATATACTTATCCTCAAGACCGACATAAATTGGAATACCACTATCCAAGAGGCTTTGAAGATGTCTTTACTATCGAAAATGATTTACCGTATCCTTCATTTTTATAA
- a CDS encoding GNAT family N-acetyltransferase — MKVDYTYTFDTSYIQNMKEVYNSNGWTSHNEDNINCIFKASTHVIIAKVDKKVIGFGRALSDGVYNAAIYDVVVDKNYHKYGIGKEIVEKLVAQIGNVSCVYLIATTKYTTFYKRVGFRTLTTGMAIYQKEQLKNEYTVD, encoded by the coding sequence GTGAAAGTAGATTATACATACACTTTTGATACAAGCTATATTCAAAATATGAAAGAAGTTTATAACTCTAATGGATGGACAAGTCATAATGAAGATAATATAAATTGCATTTTTAAAGCGAGCACCCATGTTATCATAGCAAAAGTTGATAAGAAGGTTATTGGTTTTGGCAGGGCATTGTCTGATGGTGTTTATAATGCGGCCATTTATGATGTAGTGGTAGATAAAAATTATCATAAGTATGGGATAGGTAAGGAAATTGTAGAAAAGTTAGTAGCACAAATAGGCAATGTATCATGTGTATACTTGATTGCGACGACTAAATATACGACTTTTTACAAGCGAGTTGGTTTTAGAACATTAACCACAGGGATGGCTATTTATCAAAAAGAGCAATTAAAAAATGAGTACACTGTAGATTAA
- a CDS encoding PTS ascorbate transporter subunit IIC has product MNNLIIIFIWFIDNILTKPEFFIGIIVFVGYVLLKKKWYECFAGFIKAVVGFMILLVGAKGLVEKFRPILAGLGERFDLKAAVIDPYFGLNAVDSALKSINLTTTYTMVALVIGFLLNILLVKLSKITKLRTLFITGHIMVQQSLTITWIVFFAFPEYRNFIGSIMIGILVGLYWAVGSNLTVGPTQRLTKNAGFAVGHQEMFAIWLVDKVAPKLGNKEKNLENMKLPKWLSMFNDSIVATGTLMLIFFGTILVILGEDFLRKLDPQNFPEKLSFITYIISSSLSFSVFLAILMMGVRMFVSELTNSFQGISNKLLPGSLPAVDCAATFNFAPQNAVLFGFICGSLGQFITILGLILFHSPVLIITGFVPVFFDNATIAVYANKVGGTRAALICAFVSGVLQVSISAFAVVFFGLYKFGGWHGSIDFELIWPGFGLLLHNFGLVAYFVIIILLLLIPQLQFRRAKDKELYYQGLE; this is encoded by the coding sequence ATGAACAACTTAATCATTATATTCATTTGGTTTATAGATAATATACTGACTAAACCAGAATTTTTCATTGGCATTATTGTTTTTGTAGGTTACGTGTTACTTAAGAAAAAATGGTATGAATGTTTCGCAGGTTTTATTAAAGCAGTCGTTGGTTTTATGATCTTACTCGTTGGAGCTAAAGGTTTGGTTGAAAAATTTAGGCCGATATTAGCTGGTTTGGGTGAGAGATTTGATTTAAAGGCGGCAGTTATTGATCCATATTTTGGGTTGAATGCTGTAGATAGTGCATTAAAATCTATTAATTTAACTACAACTTATACGATGGTCGCACTTGTTATTGGTTTTCTATTAAATATTCTATTAGTAAAACTTAGCAAGATTACGAAACTTAGAACATTGTTTATTACAGGTCACATTATGGTTCAACAATCATTAACAATTACGTGGATTGTATTTTTTGCGTTCCCAGAATATAGAAACTTTATAGGCAGTATAATGATTGGTATTTTAGTAGGTCTATATTGGGCAGTTGGTTCGAATTTAACCGTTGGCCCGACACAACGATTAACTAAGAATGCGGGTTTTGCAGTAGGCCATCAAGAAATGTTTGCTATTTGGTTAGTTGATAAAGTAGCCCCTAAATTAGGCAATAAAGAGAAAAATTTAGAAAATATGAAATTGCCCAAATGGTTGTCGATGTTCAATGATAGTATCGTTGCCACTGGTACGCTAATGCTTATCTTCTTTGGTACTATTTTGGTGATTTTAGGTGAAGACTTTTTAAGAAAATTAGACCCTCAAAACTTCCCCGAAAAGTTATCTTTTATTACTTATATTATTTCTAGTTCATTATCATTTTCAGTCTTTTTAGCAATTTTAATGATGGGTGTAAGAATGTTCGTATCAGAATTAACGAACTCTTTCCAAGGTATCTCAAATAAATTATTACCCGGGTCATTACCGGCAGTGGATTGTGCAGCTACATTTAATTTTGCACCTCAAAACGCAGTGCTATTTGGTTTTATTTGTGGTTCGCTCGGACAGTTTATCACAATATTAGGTTTGATTTTATTTCATTCACCTGTACTTATTATAACCGGGTTTGTGCCTGTGTTTTTTGACAATGCTACTATTGCCGTTTATGCAAATAAAGTTGGTGGTACAAGAGCAGCTTTAATTTGTGCATTTGTTTCTGGTGTGTTGCAAGTGTCGATAAGTGCATTTGCAGTAGTGTTCTTTGGATTATATAAATTTGGTGGTTGGCACGGAAGTATAGATTTTGAATTAATTTGGCCTGGATTTGGACTTTTATTACACAATTTTGGCTTAGTAGCATACTTTGTAATCATAATCTTATTGCTCTTAATACCTCAATTACAGTTTAGAAGAGCAAAAGACAAAGAACTATATTATCAAGGCTTAGAGTAA
- the mbcS gene encoding acyl-CoA synthetase MbcS, translated as MKKSDLVAPERYNIVEEIEKYAVDTSKQAIAYEDEAGNTDSITYANLIKNANKIGHVFSNHGLQKGDKVLIMMPRSIITYEIYTAALKLGLVIIPSSEMLRTKDLQHRITHGDVAAVVVINEGINEFKGIAEYDNLTKFIVGGHEDDWINIEDEQQQVSDELDIVATHRDDVALLSYTSGTTAKPKAVVHTHGWGYAHMQTAPKYWLSVNEGDTAWATAAPGWQKWIWSPYLSIMGSGAKALVYQGKFDAKKYLELLQRYEVNVLCCTPTEYRLMAKLPNLKDYDLSHLHSAVSAGEPLNQEVIEKFQQNFDLTVRDGYGQTENTLLIGSLKDAETRPGSMGKAILGDQVAIIDEDGNEVEPGVTGDIAVWLDSPALFKGYYKDEERTADSKRGEFYVTGDRARIDEDGYFWFQGRSDDIIISSGYTIGPFEVEDSLIGHPAVKECAVVASPDDIRGNVVKAFVILQDDVEGNDALVKELQNYVKQDVAPYKYPRQIEFVDDLPKTNSGKIRRVELRAAEIEKYNK; from the coding sequence ATGAAGAAATCAGATTTAGTTGCACCAGAACGGTATAATATTGTTGAAGAAATTGAAAAATATGCCGTTGATACGTCGAAACAGGCGATAGCTTATGAAGATGAAGCGGGTAATACGGATAGTATTACATATGCCAATTTAATAAAAAATGCTAATAAAATTGGGCATGTATTTTCTAATCATGGGTTACAAAAAGGGGACAAAGTACTCATAATGATGCCTCGTAGCATTATTACGTATGAAATTTATACTGCTGCATTAAAATTAGGATTAGTCATTATTCCTAGTTCTGAAATGCTCAGAACGAAAGACTTACAACATAGAATTACACATGGCGATGTAGCTGCTGTAGTAGTAATTAATGAAGGCATTAATGAATTTAAAGGTATAGCAGAATATGATAACTTAACGAAATTTATCGTCGGTGGACATGAAGACGATTGGATTAATATTGAAGATGAACAACAACAAGTAAGCGATGAATTAGATATCGTCGCAACGCATAGAGACGATGTTGCTTTATTATCTTATACTTCAGGTACGACTGCTAAACCTAAAGCCGTAGTTCATACGCATGGTTGGGGTTATGCACATATGCAAACCGCACCTAAATATTGGTTAAGCGTTAATGAAGGTGACACAGCATGGGCTACAGCGGCACCAGGATGGCAAAAATGGATTTGGAGTCCATACCTATCTATTATGGGTTCAGGTGCTAAAGCGTTAGTTTACCAAGGTAAATTTGATGCTAAAAAATATTTGGAACTATTACAAAGATATGAAGTTAACGTGCTATGTTGTACACCGACAGAATATCGCTTAATGGCTAAATTACCTAATTTGAAAGATTATGATTTATCTCATCTTCATAGTGCAGTTTCTGCAGGAGAACCTTTAAATCAAGAAGTAATAGAAAAATTTCAACAAAACTTTGATTTAACTGTTAGAGATGGCTATGGTCAAACAGAAAATACGCTACTTATTGGTTCGCTTAAAGATGCCGAAACGCGTCCAGGATCAATGGGGAAAGCTATTTTAGGCGATCAAGTTGCGATCATCGATGAAGATGGTAATGAAGTTGAACCGGGTGTAACAGGTGATATTGCTGTCTGGTTAGACTCACCAGCACTTTTCAAAGGTTATTATAAAGATGAAGAACGTACTGCAGACTCCAAACGTGGAGAATTTTACGTAACAGGAGATCGTGCACGTATTGATGAAGATGGCTATTTCTGGTTCCAAGGTAGAAGTGACGACATTATTATTAGTTCGGGATATACAATTGGACCATTCGAAGTAGAAGACTCACTCATCGGTCATCCTGCAGTGAAAGAATGTGCTGTAGTAGCTAGCCCTGATGATATTCGTGGTAACGTAGTTAAAGCTTTCGTTATTTTACAAGACGATGTAGAAGGAAATGATGCGTTAGTAAAAGAGTTACAAAACTACGTTAAACAAGACGTTGCGCCATACAAATATCCGCGTCAAATAGAATTTGTTGACGATTTACCTAAGACAAATTCTGGTAAAATCAGACGTGTAGAATTACGTGCAGCAGAAATTGAAAAATATAATAAATAA